A segment of the Thermoplasmata archaeon genome:
CTATCAATGGTTGCTTTCAGAGATGATTATGATGATAAGTTGCCTTCCGGTTTTCGGCTTGGTACTTATAGAGGAAATCCTCTAGGCCTTGCTTCAGGAAATGCTGTTCTAAATATCCTTAAAAATACGGACATTCTTGAGAGAGTCAGCAGTAAAGGAGAATACATCAAAAAAAGATTTCAAAAAATTGCGGAAAATAGTGAAATAATAGGAGAAGTAAGAGGGAAAGGTTATATGATAGGAGTTGAAATAGTCAAGGATAAAAAACTCAAAGAACCTTCAAGCGATCTAGCAAATAGTATCAAAACTGAGATGTTTAAACAAGGAGTATTAATGCATACCTGTGGCCATTATTCTAATGTTCTTCGATTTATGGCACCATTGATTATAGAAGACGATCTTATAGACAAAGGAATTTCTATATTTGAAAAATCACTGAGTACTGTTGAAAATAAAAAGTGATTAATGAGGTAAAAATGGCATATTCACTTGAAATAGATCAATATTCATATAGAAAAACTGAAATAGACAAATCGACTCTCAAGAAGTACATTGGAGGAACTGGTTTAGGTATAAAAATACTTAATGACGCAAAAACTTGGGAGTATGACGGTCTTTCACCTGGAAATATTCTGGCTATTCTTCCTGGGCTTCTCACAGGCTCTGGATTTCCGACAGCCAGTAAAACTATATTCATGGCCAGATCTCCTTTAACAGGGGGAGTTGGTAGAGCAGTTGCAGGTGCATATTTAGGCGTAGCCTTAAAATCTCTAGATATTCTTGCACTGTCCGTAAAAGGTGCTTATGACAAATGGACTGGCATAGTTATTGATGATGATATAAATATGGTGAATGCATCTGATTTTTATGGCCTTGATACAAAGCAGACCATAAAAAAGCTGTATGAAAAATACTCTGGTTATGCAACTGCTGTTATAGGGCCAGCAGGGGAAAATTTAAGTTTGATCTCTTCAATAGAATGTGATGGCAGACAGGCTGCAAGAACCGGCTTAGGCGCAGTGATGGGCTCTAAGAAAATTAAGTTTATTGTTGCTAAGAGTGGTAAACTTCAAAAGCCATCAAATTCGGATGGGTTCAAAGAAGAAATCAAGAACGCCGTGGAGCTTTTAAAAAAAGATCCTCGGTCTATTAGTGATATGAAGTATGGCACCGCGTCCTCTCTTGACTTGGTAAACAGATTTTTGGGTGTTTATCCAGCCAAAAATTTTCAACAAGGTTATTTTGAAGAGGTATACAATAATATTAAAGATAATGAAATACCTGAAATTGATCCGGCATACTGGACTAAAAAATATGATTGGAAATACCATCCTTGTCCCGGATGCACAAAACCTTGCGGTAAATATGTACATGTCGAATCTAAAAAATATGGGGCATTTGATGTTGAAGGTCTCGAATATGAAACAATATATTCGTTAGGATCAAATCTTAACATTAAAAATTTTGAGGATATTGCGTATCTGCATTACCTTTCTGATCTTCTTGGCATTGATGCCATTTCTGCAGGTTTAACCATTTCTTGGGCAATGGAAGCGTTCGATAAAAAACTTATTCCAAAAGACATATTAAATGATTTAAAAATAAATTTTGGGGATACGGGTATAGCAGTAAAACTTCTTAAAAAAATGGCTTACCGAGAAGGTAGTATGGGAGCTCTTCTTGCTGACGGAGTTAAGAGAGCGTCAGAAAAAATTAAAGCTGGTGGAGATTTTGCTATGCATTCAAAGAGCCTAGAACCGCCAGCATATGATGTTCGTGGTTTATATGGCATGGCCTTAGCGGCGGCCACTAGCGTGAGAGGCTGGGATCACTTGGATTCTTTAGTTTACGCACCTGAGTTCAATGGCAAATTTTGGATATTTGAAAATGTTGATAGAAAATCATATGAAAATAAAGGATCTCTGGTTAAAACCATGCAGGATTTTTCAACTTTTTTT
Coding sequences within it:
- a CDS encoding aminotransferase class III-fold pyridoxal phosphate-dependent enzyme; translated protein: PQNVYYLPFPYAYRFPAKIPEEEMSKYIMDLLEYVIKDPYAGPGPLAGVLVEPIQGEGGYVVPPDNFLPMLREITEKYSIPLIVDEVQTGVGRTGKIWASEHYNITPDIMCISKGIGNGIPLSMVAFRDDYDDKLPSGFRLGTYRGNPLGLASGNAVLNILKNTDILERVSSKGEYIKKRFQKIAENSEIIGEVRGKGYMIGVEIVKDKKLKEPSSDLANSIKTEMFKQGVLMHTCGHYSNVLRFMAPLIIEDDLIDKGISIFEKSLSTVENKK
- a CDS encoding aldehyde ferredoxin oxidoreductase family protein; translation: MAYSLEIDQYSYRKTEIDKSTLKKYIGGTGLGIKILNDAKTWEYDGLSPGNILAILPGLLTGSGFPTASKTIFMARSPLTGGVGRAVAGAYLGVALKSLDILALSVKGAYDKWTGIVIDDDINMVNASDFYGLDTKQTIKKLYEKYSGYATAVIGPAGENLSLISSIECDGRQAARTGLGAVMGSKKIKFIVAKSGKLQKPSNSDGFKEEIKNAVELLKKDPRSISDMKYGTASSLDLVNRFLGVYPAKNFQQGYFEEVYNNIKDNEIPEIDPAYWTKKYDWKYHPCPGCTKPCGKYVHVESKKYGAFDVEGLEYETIYSLGSNLNIKNFEDIAYLHYLSDLLGIDAISAGLTISWAMEAFDKKLIPKDILNDLKINFGDTGIAVKLLKKMAYREGSMGALLADGVKRASEKIKAGGDFAMHSKSLEPPAYDVRGLYGMALAAATSVRGWDHLDSLVYAPEFNGKFWIFENVDRKSYENKGSLVKTMQDFSTFFDLTGICKLSRGSLIPEKVVNAISYYLGVQISLKDLMDSSERAYNLQKIFNLKCNLTRNDDTLPERIFKDSIPNGPSAGMSVDKKKFEKLVDEYYQARGWSVEGIPTKAKLQELEIDDYFNFP